A single Lates calcarifer isolate ASB-BC8 unplaced genomic scaffold, TLL_Latcal_v3 _unitig_5261_quiver_791, whole genome shotgun sequence DNA region contains:
- the LOC108874226 gene encoding uncharacterized protein LOC108874226 isoform X3 translates to MKTPSVSLLLGVSVLLLSGLTVSAVSLNVSPNRLQFFKEESVSLRCEGQVVSDGQTVKRTRGGQTEDCGPASGFGRFDGSSCIISGLSVSDSGGYWCEDRADQINISVINTVTDKAGVPVILEIPALPVMTGSDVTLRCRDKDNNRFKTFFFRDGKDLGSGPDGELPLSKVQQSHEGLYWCYRNKGVDSPQSRLRVRAPPSSPLPPPPRPPPTTSPPKPDLHPSPPPPPSSPLSFPVGPSSNSSTDSHKSSNPSLPPFESSSFLRSLPVHVIAALGSLVLLVLLVLVLGGLLQQWRKQTGSRHPPPPVDVTYADVSIRPTVSRRDRCSSDEDTVYSAVRTHTAGTDEVIYGQVIIRGQRTADRRTEQPSDPDVVYSSVRAVI, encoded by the exons ATGAAGACtccgtctgtgtctctgctcctcg gtgtgtctgtgctgctgctgtctggactgactgtttctgcag tCTCTCTGAATGTCAGTCCAAACCGTCTCCAGTTCTTTAAAGAAGAGTCCGTCTCTCTGAGATGTGAGGGACAGGTGGTCTCTGATGGACAGACAGTAAAGAGGACCAGAGGAGGACAGACTGAGGACTGTGGACCAGCTTCAGGATTTGGGAGGTTTGATGGTTCCTCCTGTATCATCTCTGGTCTCAGTGTCTCAGACTCTGGAGGTTACTGGTGTGAAGACAGAGCTGATCAGATCAACATCAGTGTCATTAACACAGTAACTGATAAAGCAG gtgtTCCAGTTATTCTGGAGATCCCTGCACTTCCTGtgatgacaggaagtgatgtcactcTGCGCTGtagagacaaagacaacaacagatTCAAGACTTTTTTCTTCAGGGATGGTAAAGACCTTGGATCTGGACCTGATGGAGAACTCCCCCTCAGTAAAGTCCAACAGTCTCATGAAGGTCTCTACTGGTGTTACAGAAACAAAGGTGTTGACTCTCCTCAGAGCagactgagggtcagag ctcctccttcctctcctcttcctcctcctcctcgtcctcctcccaCCACATCACCTCCTAAACCCGACCTtcacccctctcctcctcctcctccttcatctcctctttcatttcctgtggGTCCTTCTTCCAATTCTTCTACAGACTCTCACAAGTCTTCTAATCCCTCCTTGCCTCCCTTCGagtcctcctcctttctccgCTCCCTCCCTGTCCACGTCATAGCAGCTCTGGGTTCTCTGGTTCTCCTGGTTctcctggttctggttctgggtGGACTcctgcagcagtggaggaaaCAGACAG gaagtcgtcatccacctcctcctgtaGACGTGACCTATGCTGACGTCTCCATCAGACCGACAGTCAGCAGGAGAG ACAGATGCTCCTCTGATGAAGACACAGTCTACTCTGCTGTGAggacacacactgcag GTACTGATGAGGTCATCTATGGTCAGGTGAtcatcagaggtcagaggactGCTGACAGGAGGACtg
- the LOC127138914 gene encoding Fc receptor-like protein 2 isoform X1: MKTPSVSLLLGVSVLLLSGLTVSAVSLNVSPNRLQFFEGESVSLRCEGQVVSDGQTVKRTRGGQTEDCGPAGSGFGRFDGFSCIISGLSVSDSGGYWCEDRDGQRRDEVSISVFLKDDHPFILEIPALPVMTGSDVTLRCRSDSNNRPTVFFYKDGVLLGSGPDGELPLSKVQQSHEGLYWCSTDLYGSSPQSRLRVRAPPPPPPPPPPPSSPPPPPPASSVSVLRLFCHLVVFCPYCICSLLLVSICCSRKTGNKPAVSMETIHHLEEYEDITADVINEYYL; encoded by the exons ATGAAGACtccgtctgtgtctctgctcctcg gtgtgtctgtgctgctgctgtctggactgactgtttctgcag TCTCTCTGAATGTCAGTCCAAACCGTCTCCAGTTCTTTGAAGGAGAGTCCGTCTCTCTGAGATGTGAGGGACAGGTGGTCTCTGATGGACAGACAGTAAAGAGGACCAGAGGAGGACAGACTGAGGACTGTGGACCAGCTGGTTCAGGATTTGGGAGGTTTGATGGTTTCTCCTGTATCATCTCTGGTCTCAGTGTCTCAGACTCTGGAGGTTATTGGTGTGAAGacagagatggacagaggagagacgAGGTCTCCATCAGTGTGTTTCTTAAAGACG ATCATCCTTTTATTCTGGAGATCCCTGCACTTCCTGtgatgacaggaagtgatgtcactcTGCGCTGTAGAAGTGACTCTAACAACAGACCCACAGTGTTTTTCTACAAGGATGGTGTCCTCCTTGGATCTGGACCTGATGGAGAACTCCCCCTCAGTAAAGTCCAACAGTCTCATGAAGGTCTCTACTGGTGTTCTACTGATCTGTATGGATCATCTCCTCAGAGCagactgagggtcagag ctcctcctcctcctcctcctcctcctcctcctccttcctctcctcctcctcctcctcctgcctcctctgtctctgtgctcagactcttctgccatctagtggtctTCTGTCCGTACTGCATCTGCTCCCTCCTGCTGGTGTCcatctgctgcagcaggaagacaggaaacaaaccaGCCGTCTCCATGGAGACGATCCATCACCTTGAAGAGTATGAGgacatcactgctgatgtcatCAATGAGTATTACCTCTGA
- the LOC108874226 gene encoding uncharacterized protein LOC108874226 isoform X2: MKTPSVSLLLGVSVLLLSGLTVSAVSLNVSPNRLQFFKEESVSLRCEGQVVSDGQTVKRTRGGQTEDCGPASGFGRFDGSSCIISGLSVSDSGGYWCEDRADQINISVINTVTDKAGVPVILEIPALPVMTGSDVTLRCRDKDNNRFKTFFFRDGKDLGSGPDGELPLSKVQQSHEGLYWCYRNKGVDSPQSRLRVRAPPSSPLPPPPRPPPTTSPPKPDLHPSPPPPPSSPLSFPVGPSSNSSTDSHKSSNPSLPPFESSSFLRSLPVHVIAALGSLVLLVLLVLVLGGLLQQWRKQTGSRHPPPPVDVTYADVSIRPTVSRRDRCSSDEDTVYSAVRTHTAGTDEVIYGQVIIRGQRTADRRTEQPSDPDVVYSSVRAGESHLQQSVC, translated from the exons ATGAAGACtccgtctgtgtctctgctcctcg gtgtgtctgtgctgctgctgtctggactgactgtttctgcag tCTCTCTGAATGTCAGTCCAAACCGTCTCCAGTTCTTTAAAGAAGAGTCCGTCTCTCTGAGATGTGAGGGACAGGTGGTCTCTGATGGACAGACAGTAAAGAGGACCAGAGGAGGACAGACTGAGGACTGTGGACCAGCTTCAGGATTTGGGAGGTTTGATGGTTCCTCCTGTATCATCTCTGGTCTCAGTGTCTCAGACTCTGGAGGTTACTGGTGTGAAGACAGAGCTGATCAGATCAACATCAGTGTCATTAACACAGTAACTGATAAAGCAG gtgtTCCAGTTATTCTGGAGATCCCTGCACTTCCTGtgatgacaggaagtgatgtcactcTGCGCTGtagagacaaagacaacaacagatTCAAGACTTTTTTCTTCAGGGATGGTAAAGACCTTGGATCTGGACCTGATGGAGAACTCCCCCTCAGTAAAGTCCAACAGTCTCATGAAGGTCTCTACTGGTGTTACAGAAACAAAGGTGTTGACTCTCCTCAGAGCagactgagggtcagag ctcctccttcctctcctcttcctcctcctcctcgtcctcctcccaCCACATCACCTCCTAAACCCGACCTtcacccctctcctcctcctcctccttcatctcctctttcatttcctgtggGTCCTTCTTCCAATTCTTCTACAGACTCTCACAAGTCTTCTAATCCCTCCTTGCCTCCCTTCGagtcctcctcctttctccgCTCCCTCCCTGTCCACGTCATAGCAGCTCTGGGTTCTCTGGTTCTCCTGGTTctcctggttctggttctgggtGGACTcctgcagcagtggaggaaaCAGACAG gaagtcgtcatccacctcctcctgtaGACGTGACCTATGCTGACGTCTCCATCAGACCGACAGTCAGCAGGAGAG ACAGATGCTCCTCTGATGAAGACACAGTCTACTCTGCTGTGAggacacacactgcag GTACTGATGAGGTCATCTATGGTCAGGTGAtcatcagaggtcagaggactGCTGACAGGAGGACtg
- the LOC127138914 gene encoding Fc receptor-like protein 2 isoform X2, with protein MKTPSVSLLLGVSVLLLSGLTVSAVSLNVSPNRLQFFEGESVSLRCEGQVVSDGQTVKRTRGGQTEDCGPAGSGFGRFDGFSCIISGLSVSDSGGYWCEDRDGQRRDEVSISVFLKDDHPFILEIPALPVMTGSDVTLRCRSDSNNRPTVFFYKDGVLLGSGPDGELPLSKVQQSHEGLYWCSTDLYGSSPQSRLRVRDSSAI; from the exons ATGAAGACtccgtctgtgtctctgctcctcg gtgtgtctgtgctgctgctgtctggactgactgtttctgcag TCTCTCTGAATGTCAGTCCAAACCGTCTCCAGTTCTTTGAAGGAGAGTCCGTCTCTCTGAGATGTGAGGGACAGGTGGTCTCTGATGGACAGACAGTAAAGAGGACCAGAGGAGGACAGACTGAGGACTGTGGACCAGCTGGTTCAGGATTTGGGAGGTTTGATGGTTTCTCCTGTATCATCTCTGGTCTCAGTGTCTCAGACTCTGGAGGTTATTGGTGTGAAGacagagatggacagaggagagacgAGGTCTCCATCAGTGTGTTTCTTAAAGACG ATCATCCTTTTATTCTGGAGATCCCTGCACTTCCTGtgatgacaggaagtgatgtcactcTGCGCTGTAGAAGTGACTCTAACAACAGACCCACAGTGTTTTTCTACAAGGATGGTGTCCTCCTTGGATCTGGACCTGATGGAGAACTCCCCCTCAGTAAAGTCCAACAGTCTCATGAAGGTCTCTACTGGTGTTCTACTGATCTGTATGGATCATCTCCTCAGAGCagactgagggtcagag actcttctgccatctag